In Sphingobacterium zeae, one genomic interval encodes:
- a CDS encoding response regulator — MKTVFILEDEVGIQEVLELLLSSQNYNVVTFSTVKEFNCREMAVQPDLFMLDVMLPDGLGTEVCRELKCDPITSKVPVLLMSAHAKIIKTDDPHSADDFMSKPFDINDVISKVDKLTALQA, encoded by the coding sequence ATGAAAACTGTTTTTATTCTAGAAGATGAGGTTGGTATACAGGAAGTACTTGAACTTCTTCTATCATCACAAAATTATAATGTCGTAACCTTTTCAACCGTGAAGGAGTTCAACTGTAGGGAAATGGCTGTTCAGCCGGATTTATTTATGCTTGACGTGATGCTGCCTGATGGACTCGGAACCGAGGTGTGCCGAGAGCTTAAATGCGATCCAATAACATCTAAGGTACCGGTATTATTGATGAGTGCTCACGCTAAAATTATAAAAACCGATGATCCCCATAGCGCTGATGATTTTATGAGCAAACCATTTGATATCAACGATGTTATTTCAAAGGTTGATAAGTTGACCGCACTTCAGGCATAA
- a CDS encoding PAS domain-containing sensor histidine kinase yields MNSQTEGPFDSCFSAELIIQALGCSPAPTAIYSGENMIIRFANAGMLELWGKESSVIGKPLMEAIPELEGQPFLKLLQDVWHTGKTYAVSEAPAVLIKNGKETLDYFDYEYRALIDQDQKTWCILNTALEVTSRREFLRQIKQKEEIEQALNEEMAATLEELTATNEELNSYIKQLADSREYIRAIIAQAPVGIAMLNGPEHLIEIANPAILKIWGRKESELIGFPHESARPELQGQPVNEWIKHVYKTGEPKINTEFSVKLLHKDGLREAIVNSIYQPIFSGDGDISGVLIILEEITQQFLERRRNENNQQMLALAIEAGELATFYYQIATNHFSGNSMLKTWFGLSTYENADLQEALSVILPEDMDHVLAAIQYAISPESDGHYFVEYRIKNKIDKKIRLLQANGRVFYDQNGNPLSLNGTLRDVTEQKKEEQRKDDFMGMVSHELKTPLTSLKAYLQMLQQMDFHTKEAAPQNMLGKSIKQVDYMTSMINGFLNVSRLESGMMYMDKKVFDFKLLFSEIEEEICFTVKTHNFIFKSCGAVNLYADREKIAQVIHNLIGNAIKYSAVGSTIITDYVLEDKNIKISIRDHGKGIPFDDQERIFERYYRVKEISTGGTAGLGIGLYLCKEIVELHDGTIGVESDQNEGSIFSFSLPFPH; encoded by the coding sequence ATGAACTCCCAAACCGAAGGCCCATTTGATAGTTGCTTTAGTGCTGAATTAATTATTCAGGCTTTAGGTTGCTCCCCTGCACCTACCGCTATATATTCCGGTGAGAATATGATTATCCGCTTTGCTAACGCAGGCATGTTGGAACTTTGGGGTAAAGAATCTTCTGTTATCGGGAAACCGTTAATGGAAGCTATTCCCGAACTCGAGGGGCAGCCGTTTCTAAAACTGTTGCAAGACGTTTGGCATACCGGAAAGACGTATGCTGTTTCTGAGGCTCCCGCCGTATTGATCAAGAACGGAAAGGAAACATTGGACTATTTTGATTACGAATATAGAGCGCTCATTGACCAAGATCAGAAAACATGGTGTATTCTTAATACTGCACTCGAAGTAACTTCACGCCGGGAGTTTTTAAGGCAGATAAAGCAGAAAGAAGAAATAGAGCAGGCACTCAATGAGGAAATGGCTGCTACGCTTGAGGAACTTACCGCCACGAATGAAGAACTCAATAGCTATATAAAGCAGCTTGCAGATAGTCGAGAGTATATCCGAGCAATCATAGCGCAGGCACCTGTGGGTATTGCCATGTTAAACGGTCCCGAACATCTCATTGAAATTGCCAACCCTGCAATCCTCAAGATTTGGGGGCGCAAAGAGTCAGAGTTAATCGGATTTCCTCATGAAAGTGCGCGGCCAGAGCTTCAGGGACAGCCGGTTAACGAATGGATTAAACACGTATATAAAACCGGAGAGCCTAAAATTAATACAGAATTCTCGGTAAAACTGTTGCACAAAGATGGCTTGAGAGAAGCGATCGTAAATTCTATCTATCAGCCTATATTTTCAGGAGATGGCGACATTTCAGGTGTGCTTATCATCCTAGAAGAAATTACCCAACAGTTTTTGGAAAGAAGACGGAATGAAAATAATCAGCAGATGCTCGCCCTGGCAATAGAAGCTGGTGAGCTCGCCACTTTCTACTATCAGATTGCTACAAATCATTTTTCGGGTAACTCCATGCTCAAGACTTGGTTTGGCCTTTCAACTTATGAAAATGCAGATCTTCAAGAAGCCTTATCTGTCATTTTACCAGAGGATATGGATCATGTGTTGGCAGCAATTCAATACGCGATTAGTCCTGAGTCCGATGGTCATTATTTTGTGGAATATAGGATTAAAAATAAGATTGATAAAAAAATAAGGCTTCTTCAGGCAAATGGAAGAGTATTCTACGATCAAAATGGAAATCCACTAAGTCTTAATGGTACACTTAGGGATGTGACAGAGCAAAAAAAAGAAGAACAGCGGAAGGATGATTTTATGGGTATGGTGAGTCATGAGCTTAAGACACCACTAACATCGCTTAAAGCTTATCTGCAAATGTTACAGCAAATGGACTTTCATACAAAGGAAGCTGCTCCTCAAAATATGCTTGGTAAATCTATAAAGCAAGTTGACTATATGACAAGTATGATTAATGGCTTTCTCAATGTGTCGCGGTTGGAATCGGGTATGATGTATATGGATAAAAAAGTTTTTGATTTTAAATTGTTGTTTTCAGAAATTGAAGAAGAGATATGCTTCACTGTCAAAACCCATAACTTTATTTTTAAATCTTGTGGGGCAGTAAATTTATATGCTGACCGAGAAAAGATAGCGCAGGTCATACATAACTTAATTGGCAATGCCATAAAGTATTCTGCTGTTGGATCGACGATAATTACAGATTATGTTTTGGAGGATAAAAATATCAAAATTAGTATTCGAGATCATGGAAAAGGCATTCCATTTGATGACCAGGAACGAATATTTGAACGTTATTATCGGGTGAAGGAAATTAGCACTGGTGGAACAGCGGGCCTTGGTATAGGTCTCTATCTATGCAAGGAAATAGTAGAACTCCATGATGGAACTATAGGCGTAGAGAGTGATCAAAATGAAGGTAGTATCTTTTCCTTCAGCCTACCATTCCCCCATTAA
- a CDS encoding YciI family protein, whose product MKEFALIFRLKDISDFKPSPEQIEERMNWLAGIASQNKLVDKGNTLLPFEGSAKIVKPNNVITDGAYTEIKEFISGYIVVKANNIEEAVEIAKGNPIFTQVGGSIEVREVVKRN is encoded by the coding sequence ATGAAAGAATTTGCATTAATTTTTAGATTAAAGGACATTTCAGACTTCAAACCTTCTCCTGAACAAATTGAGGAACGTATGAATTGGTTAGCTGGAATTGCATCACAGAACAAATTGGTGGATAAAGGCAATACACTTTTGCCATTTGAGGGAAGTGCGAAAATAGTGAAGCCCAACAATGTGATAACAGATGGAGCTTATACAGAAATTAAAGAATTTATCAGCGGTTATATTGTTGTGAAAGCAAATAACATTGAAGAAGCGGTAGAAATAGCAAAAGGCAATCCAATTTTTACCCAAGTGGGGGGAAGTATTGAAGTTCGAGAAGTTGTCAAACGTAATTAG
- a CDS encoding RNA polymerase sigma factor encodes MCILMQCVTKFYTMELLPHLFRHEYTKMTAVLCRNFGLKHIEIAEDIVSDTFLKASQHWAVNGIPENPRAWLYVVAKNKTKDYFKKLSVFEKKIKNEIQPHFQVEPNFECDSKMVSDSQLAMIFAVCNPVNSDESQICLALQILCGFSIEEIANAFLTNSETIKKRLQRARANLRKDNFQIKSLTKIEICLRLDIVLRTLYLLFSEGYFSKSNKQQIKIDLCSEATRLTLLLTENPLTNTAESNALLALMCFQSSRLRARTNDKNEAVLFDKQDKSLWDKSLIERGNYYLINATTGNELSKYHLEAGIAYWHTTTTDKYKWDYILKLYNKLILIEYSPITALNRTFAFAKVYGNEEAIAVAKQLNLVESNYYHELLGYLYSNVNIKRAIEHYELAVNLTKSNSERQTLSKKIKELNLILKKSERSHDM; translated from the coding sequence TTGTGTATTTTAATGCAGTGTGTAACAAAATTCTATACCATGGAGCTTCTGCCTCATTTATTCCGACATGAGTATACAAAAATGACGGCGGTTTTATGTCGTAATTTTGGTTTAAAGCATATAGAAATTGCAGAGGATATTGTCAGCGACACATTTTTAAAAGCTTCGCAACATTGGGCTGTCAACGGAATACCCGAAAATCCGAGAGCCTGGCTCTATGTGGTGGCAAAAAACAAAACCAAAGACTACTTCAAGAAACTATCGGTTTTTGAAAAAAAAATTAAAAACGAAATACAGCCTCACTTCCAAGTTGAACCGAATTTCGAGTGTGATTCAAAGATGGTTTCTGATAGTCAATTAGCGATGATTTTTGCGGTGTGTAATCCTGTTAACTCAGATGAGAGCCAAATTTGCCTGGCACTTCAGATTCTTTGCGGTTTTAGCATTGAAGAAATTGCAAATGCGTTTTTGACAAATTCAGAGACCATCAAAAAGAGACTACAAAGAGCGAGAGCAAATCTACGAAAAGATAATTTTCAAATTAAAAGTTTAACAAAAATTGAAATTTGCTTACGATTGGATATTGTTTTGAGAACATTGTATTTGCTGTTTAGCGAAGGCTATTTTTCCAAATCAAACAAACAGCAAATCAAAATAGATCTTTGTTCAGAAGCAACGCGACTCACATTGTTATTGACGGAGAATCCATTGACAAACACAGCTGAAAGTAATGCTTTATTGGCACTTATGTGTTTTCAGAGTTCACGACTTAGGGCACGCACGAATGATAAAAACGAAGCTGTTTTATTTGACAAGCAGGATAAAAGTTTGTGGGATAAGTCGCTTATTGAAAGAGGCAATTATTATCTGATAAATGCAACGACCGGTAATGAACTTTCAAAATATCATTTGGAAGCGGGAATTGCTTATTGGCATACTACAACGACCGATAAATACAAATGGGATTACATTTTAAAGCTTTATAACAAACTAATTTTAATTGAATATTCACCCATTACTGCATTAAACCGAACCTTTGCTTTTGCCAAAGTTTATGGCAACGAAGAGGCTATTGCTGTAGCCAAACAGTTAAATTTAGTTGAAAGCAATTATTATCATGAATTGTTAGGTTACCTGTATTCCAACGTGAACATTAAAAGAGCTATTGAACATTACGAACTGGCAGTCAACCTAACGAAATCCAATTCTGAAAGGCAAACTTTATCAAAGAAGATAAAGGAGCTTAATCTCATTTTGAAGAAATCTGAAAGATCACATGACATGTGA
- a CDS encoding TetR/AcrR family transcriptional regulator, whose protein sequence is MDKKEERLNHILSTTIAILTEQGAEKLSMRMVAKRANISLSNLQYYYRDKNLLFIATVEFYFESCKKELTEAIKLLTEDSLPDKNTFLKKVLSMLLINSKSSHQTLMFQEIWTLASRNKELQHAVEAYYKTYCLWMINLVAKFCCKPEDIVSFLIPFVEGYTIVHNVIPSTKENVIAMMLKVISILDK, encoded by the coding sequence ATGGATAAAAAAGAAGAGCGTTTAAATCACATTTTATCAACAACGATAGCGATCCTTACTGAACAAGGAGCGGAAAAGCTATCGATGAGAATGGTTGCTAAACGTGCCAATATATCGCTAAGTAATCTCCAATATTATTATAGGGATAAGAATCTCCTCTTCATTGCCACAGTTGAGTTTTACTTTGAAAGTTGTAAAAAGGAGCTTACAGAGGCTATAAAACTTTTAACTGAGGATAGTCTCCCCGATAAAAATACTTTTCTGAAAAAAGTATTGAGCATGTTATTAATCAATAGCAAATCTAGTCATCAAACACTAATGTTTCAGGAAATATGGACTTTGGCCTCCAGAAATAAAGAATTGCAGCATGCAGTAGAAGCATATTATAAAACATATTGTCTTTGGATGATCAATCTGGTTGCCAAATTTTGCTGCAAACCTGAGGATATTGTGAGCTTTCTTATCCCTTTTGTCGAAGGTTATACAATTGTTCATAATGTAATTCCTTCGACCAAAGAAAACGTGATCGCAATGATGTTAAAAGTAATTTCTATCTTGGATAAGTAA
- a CDS encoding PAS domain-containing sensor histidine kinase: MNSPKNIDPESLLSVLFHSPNATAVYQGEDIKILTANLAMLNFWGKDRSIVGKNLQDAVPELKGQPFVDILKGVWYSGETYIAKNCSAFLQKDGVLQEFFFDFEYKAILDEAGCTAYILHTASEVSERMEALRLAVEKSLAEKNLNEKLFAINEEFKVINADLLSKNEELITSEDNLHKLFSLLHEQQQLFRIMIEQSPVAMATLKGPDFVVDVVNQHVLDIWGKDRSVLGMRLADALPELKDQQFLDILKNVYETDQPFYGKELKALLTVDGETLERYLNFVYQPTNGLSKEEKLILIVATDVTEQVNSRKAINEINTRLEIAMDASRLGSTEVQLATGKMESTDRFKMNYGFMPEEEFCYADLFEAMYPEHRDRVKALVQQAIRTNGIYSTEYPVKWRDGSTHWIQAHGRPRYNDMGVADRMVGMTLDITDRKLFEQQKDDFLSIVSHELRTPITVLKASLQYLELLKDKPYSNLHSKMINQSLRSVEKMNELVAELLQIRRLTEGQLEIKKDWFNMFDLLQHTCDHICFEKEYQLVVSGNQTASVYADEHRIDQVVINFVNNAMKYAPMSKEIHLNVEVLENQSVKVSVRDFGIGIEQEALPKLFDRYYRVSHSGKEYSGLGLGLYICSEIIRKHEGQIGAQSVVNEGSTFWFILPNGKLPD, translated from the coding sequence ATGAATTCTCCCAAAAACATTGATCCTGAGTCGTTGCTCAGTGTACTTTTTCACTCACCAAATGCTACGGCAGTCTATCAGGGAGAAGACATAAAAATATTAACCGCCAACTTAGCAATGCTTAATTTCTGGGGAAAAGACAGATCCATTGTTGGTAAAAACCTACAGGATGCCGTTCCTGAACTGAAAGGACAGCCTTTTGTTGATATTCTCAAAGGAGTATGGTATTCCGGTGAAACTTACATCGCAAAAAACTGTTCCGCATTTCTTCAAAAAGATGGTGTGCTCCAAGAATTTTTCTTTGATTTTGAATACAAAGCTATTTTAGATGAAGCTGGCTGCACAGCGTATATACTGCATACTGCTTCAGAAGTTTCAGAACGTATGGAAGCGTTAAGACTTGCAGTGGAAAAGTCACTTGCGGAAAAAAATCTTAACGAAAAACTTTTTGCCATAAATGAGGAATTTAAAGTAATAAACGCAGATCTCCTATCTAAAAACGAGGAACTCATTACTTCAGAAGACAATCTTCATAAGCTATTTTCTTTGTTGCACGAGCAGCAGCAGCTTTTCCGAATTATGATTGAGCAGTCTCCTGTTGCCATGGCTACTTTGAAGGGTCCTGACTTTGTTGTGGATGTGGTTAATCAGCATGTTCTTGACATTTGGGGTAAAGATCGCTCTGTATTGGGGATGCGGCTTGCTGACGCGCTGCCTGAACTGAAAGATCAGCAATTCCTCGATATTTTGAAAAATGTTTATGAAACCGATCAACCTTTTTACGGAAAAGAGCTTAAGGCCCTACTTACCGTAGATGGGGAAACGCTAGAGCGCTATCTTAATTTCGTTTACCAGCCTACGAATGGACTCTCAAAGGAAGAAAAGCTTATTCTTATTGTGGCGACGGATGTTACAGAACAGGTAAATAGTCGAAAAGCAATCAATGAAATAAATACCCGACTGGAGATTGCAATGGATGCTAGTAGATTAGGTTCTACCGAGGTGCAGCTAGCAACTGGAAAGATGGAGAGTACAGATCGATTTAAGATGAACTACGGATTTATGCCAGAGGAGGAATTTTGTTACGCGGATCTGTTTGAGGCAATGTATCCTGAGCATAGGGATAGGGTAAAAGCACTCGTGCAGCAGGCCATTCGTACCAATGGAATTTATAGTACCGAGTACCCTGTCAAATGGCGCGACGGCTCCACTCATTGGATTCAGGCTCATGGACGTCCTCGTTACAATGATATGGGTGTGGCGGATCGGATGGTAGGCATGACATTAGATATTACCGATCGTAAACTTTTTGAGCAGCAGAAAGATGACTTTTTAAGTATTGTGAGCCACGAATTGAGAACGCCAATAACGGTTTTAAAAGCTTCCCTACAGTATCTTGAACTTTTAAAGGATAAGCCCTATAGTAATCTTCATTCAAAAATGATCAACCAATCTTTAAGGAGCGTGGAGAAGATGAACGAATTGGTGGCTGAACTATTGCAAATACGTCGCCTTACTGAGGGACAGCTTGAAATTAAGAAAGATTGGTTTAATATGTTTGATCTTCTTCAGCATACCTGTGACCATATTTGCTTTGAGAAAGAATATCAACTGGTTGTTTCGGGAAATCAAACTGCAAGCGTGTATGCCGATGAGCATAGGATCGATCAGGTTGTTATCAATTTTGTCAATAACGCCATGAAGTATGCGCCGATGTCGAAAGAAATTCATCTAAATGTCGAGGTACTGGAAAATCAATCGGTAAAAGTCTCTGTCCGCGATTTTGGCATAGGCATCGAGCAAGAAGCCCTGCCTAAATTATTTGACAGATATTATAGGGTAAGTCATTCGGGTAAAGAATATTCTGGATTAGGACTTGGTTTATACATCTGTTCTGAAATTATCAGAAAACATGAAGGCCAGATAGGAGCCCAGAGTGTTGTTAATGAAGGAAGTACATTTTGGTTTATCCTACCGAATGGCAAGTTACCTGATTAG
- a CDS encoding GNAT family N-acetyltransferase: MIKIVVLNNTNVDANIQNQVFELFKQLSPNKRQSRLDEILTEDNKVTVLACFSSDRIVGIASMAVYRVISGRKGWIEDVVVDKEYRGMGIGRILIEKLLAISSELQLSEVLLFTEEHRTSAIELYQKLGFNKRDSNIYILKN; this comes from the coding sequence ATGATTAAAATAGTAGTTTTAAACAATACCAATGTTGATGCAAATATTCAAAATCAAGTTTTTGAACTATTTAAGCAATTAAGCCCCAATAAGCGACAATCAAGATTGGATGAAATTTTAACGGAAGATAATAAGGTTACCGTACTTGCATGCTTTTCGAGTGACAGAATAGTCGGCATTGCCTCAATGGCCGTCTATCGTGTAATATCGGGCAGAAAAGGCTGGATTGAGGACGTCGTCGTAGACAAGGAATATCGCGGAATGGGAATCGGGAGGATACTCATCGAAAAATTGCTAGCTATCTCCAGCGAACTGCAACTCAGTGAAGTGCTACTATTTACCGAAGAACACCGCACATCGGCTATAGAATTATATCAAAAGCTTGGTTTTAATAAAAGGGATAGCAACATCTATATATTAAAGAACTAA
- a CDS encoding NAD(P)-dependent alcohol dehydrogenase — translation MEITAALVKEKGGKFELEKITLEEPRQDEVLVRIVATGTCHTDMAARDQQTGDTPFPIVLGHEGAGVIEKVGDGVTNLKVGDHVVLTFGFCGECYTCQHGKPTYCENFPALNFGGARMDGSHSHHRNEQDIFDNFFSQSSFATYAIANKRNTIKVSEKAPLELLGPLGCGIQTGAGAIINSLKVSPGKTIVISGAGAVGLAALLAAKACSAAQIVLVDINQERLDFALELGATHTINSRNENVVESLQKISPKGFDFGFDTTGRNDVINSTLSNLKSLGQMGIVGVATKPLEVEMNAYVLKGIKLIGIVEGDSVPTEFIPEMVQMYLNGQFPFDKLIKKYKFEDINQAIEDSESGKTIKPVILIGEYNA, via the coding sequence ATGGAAATTACAGCCGCATTAGTAAAAGAGAAAGGTGGAAAATTCGAATTGGAAAAAATAACCTTAGAAGAACCTCGACAAGATGAGGTATTAGTACGAATTGTAGCAACCGGAACTTGCCATACTGATATGGCTGCCCGAGACCAGCAGACCGGCGATACACCATTTCCTATCGTATTGGGACATGAGGGGGCTGGAGTTATCGAGAAAGTAGGAGATGGTGTGACAAACCTTAAGGTGGGAGATCATGTTGTGTTAACGTTCGGTTTCTGTGGGGAATGCTACACTTGTCAGCATGGTAAACCTACCTACTGCGAAAATTTCCCAGCTTTGAATTTTGGGGGAGCACGTATGGATGGCTCTCATAGTCATCATCGCAATGAGCAAGATATTTTCGATAATTTCTTTTCTCAGTCATCCTTTGCCACCTATGCAATAGCAAATAAAAGAAACACTATAAAAGTTTCTGAAAAAGCGCCGTTAGAGTTATTGGGACCGTTAGGCTGTGGTATCCAGACTGGGGCAGGAGCAATCATCAACTCGTTGAAAGTGTCTCCGGGAAAAACAATTGTTATCTCTGGTGCCGGTGCTGTGGGATTGGCTGCTTTGCTGGCAGCAAAAGCATGTTCGGCTGCGCAGATCGTGTTAGTTGATATCAATCAAGAACGTTTAGATTTTGCGTTGGAACTAGGTGCAACCCATACAATTAACAGCCGTAATGAGAATGTAGTAGAAAGTTTACAAAAAATTTCCCCAAAAGGTTTTGACTTTGGTTTTGACACCACGGGCCGCAATGATGTCATTAATAGTACCTTATCAAACCTGAAGTCCCTTGGACAAATGGGAATTGTTGGAGTGGCTACAAAGCCCCTTGAAGTTGAAATGAACGCATATGTACTTAAGGGAATTAAATTAATTGGAATTGTGGAGGGAGATAGCGTACCGACCGAATTTATCCCTGAGATGGTACAGATGTATCTGAATGGACAGTTCCCTTTTGATAAATTGATTAAGAAATATAAATTTGAAGATATCAATCAAGCCATAGAAGATTCCGAATCAGGAAAGACCATTAAACCAGTAATTCTTATTGGTGAGTACAACGCTTAA
- the mdlD gene encoding NAD(P)-dependent benzaldehyde dehydrogenase MdlD yields the protein MNTEIQNKIKNVFEKQKDFFRTQTTKEITFRKMQLQNFRKVFASYTDAICEALNIDLGKSRKEAEYAEIQIVLNELDDMIQNMEEWVKPTFVKSKPHTSGADIISKYIYEPYGVNYIIGPFNYPVQLTFSPLIGALMSGNTAVIKPSENTPHVAQVIEDIVKEAFDENYVAVFQGSIEENSFLLTLPFDYIFFTGSPKVGKIVMKAAAEQLIPLTLELGGKSPTIVHHDADLEKAVQRISSGKWINCGQTCVAPDYVYVHESIKDEFIDRFKSYLRATYEDKSLGKIGKIVSQHQIKNLASYLEAASEKVIYGGKYDLETRHFEATLMTNISWEDDVMQQEIFGPILPILTYTDIDEALNEINSRPKPLALYVFSEDQKFADDVIARSTSGDAEINSTLIHVGSHYLPFGGVGNSGMGKYHGKFSLENFSHQRSILQVM from the coding sequence ATGAACACTGAAATTCAAAATAAGATAAAAAACGTATTTGAAAAACAAAAAGACTTTTTCAGAACGCAGACCACGAAGGAAATTACGTTTCGCAAAATGCAATTGCAAAATTTCCGCAAGGTCTTTGCGAGTTATACTGACGCAATCTGTGAGGCTTTGAATATCGATCTTGGGAAAAGCAGGAAAGAAGCAGAATATGCCGAAATTCAAATTGTATTAAATGAACTTGATGATATGATCCAGAATATGGAAGAATGGGTAAAACCAACTTTCGTTAAATCAAAACCGCATACTTCAGGAGCTGATATCATTAGTAAATATATTTACGAGCCCTATGGCGTGAATTACATTATCGGTCCATTTAACTATCCTGTTCAGTTGACTTTCAGCCCGCTCATCGGTGCCCTGATGTCGGGTAACACGGCTGTAATAAAACCATCTGAAAACACCCCACATGTTGCACAGGTTATTGAAGATATCGTAAAAGAAGCGTTTGATGAAAATTACGTTGCTGTATTTCAGGGTTCTATCGAAGAAAATAGCTTCTTATTGACTCTTCCGTTTGATTATATCTTTTTCACTGGAAGTCCAAAGGTTGGTAAGATCGTCATGAAAGCTGCCGCTGAGCAGCTTATACCGCTAACATTAGAGTTAGGTGGAAAATCCCCAACGATCGTTCATCACGATGCTGACCTAGAAAAAGCTGTTCAGCGTATTTCTTCAGGCAAGTGGATTAATTGCGGACAGACCTGCGTTGCGCCTGATTATGTTTATGTTCATGAATCTATCAAAGACGAATTTATAGACCGATTTAAGTCGTATTTGAGAGCAACTTACGAAGACAAATCATTAGGAAAAATAGGGAAGATTGTCAGTCAGCATCAGATCAAAAACTTAGCTTCTTATCTAGAAGCAGCGTCAGAGAAAGTGATCTATGGCGGTAAATACGATCTTGAGACACGTCATTTCGAAGCTACACTCATGACAAATATAAGTTGGGAGGATGATGTGATGCAACAGGAAATATTTGGCCCAATATTACCTATCCTCACTTATACTGATATAGACGAAGCTTTAAATGAAATTAACAGTAGACCAAAACCTTTGGCGCTTTATGTGTTTTCGGAAGATCAAAAATTTGCAGACGATGTGATCGCACGATCAACAAGCGGTGATGCCGAAATTAACAGTACATTGATTCACGTAGGATCTCATTATCTCCCTTTCGGTGGAGTAGGAAATTCGGGAATGGGTAAATATCATGGTAAGTTCAGTCTAGAGAATTTTAGTCATCAACGATCTATTCTCCAAGTTATGTAG
- a CDS encoding nuclear transport factor 2 family protein produces MKNTTILHTANEFVSKGDNESFLSYCTPQTKWVFVGDRILNGKDEVRAYMKEFYKEPPVFNVEKTIEEGDFVTVTGEIRLKSKTGKYEHFDYCDIWRFEDGKIAELKAFVIQKP; encoded by the coding sequence ATGAAAAATACAACAATTTTACACACAGCCAATGAATTTGTATCCAAAGGAGATAATGAAAGCTTCTTATCATACTGTACGCCGCAAACAAAATGGGTTTTCGTCGGTGATCGGATTTTAAATGGAAAAGATGAAGTTCGTGCTTACATGAAAGAGTTTTATAAAGAGCCGCCAGTTTTCAACGTTGAAAAGACAATTGAAGAGGGCGATTTTGTTACAGTGACTGGAGAAATCCGACTGAAAAGTAAGACCGGAAAATATGAACATTTTGACTATTGTGATATTTGGAGATTTGAAGATGGAAAGATAGCGGAGCTTAAAGCCTTTGTCATCCAGAAACCCTAA
- a CDS encoding type 1 glutamine amidotransferase domain-containing protein — protein sequence MKVLFVVTSHDDLGNTGHKTGFWVEEFAAPYYSFKDVGFEITVATPKGGQAPVDPNSEVPDAQTAATERYYKDEEVQRIIANTEKLSDQKAGDFDAVFYPGGHGPLWDLANDRDSQQLILDFYNGKKPVGAVCHAPGVFKNVKFDNGEAFVKDKNVTGFSNSEEAAVKLTEVVPFLVEDELKKLGGHYTKTDDWGVHVVEDGFLITGQNPASSETVAEKLITLLKK from the coding sequence ATGAAAGTACTATTTGTAGTCACTTCCCATGATGATTTGGGAAATACAGGACATAAGACGGGATTTTGGGTAGAAGAATTCGCTGCTCCCTATTATTCATTTAAAGATGTTGGCTTTGAAATAACCGTTGCTACTCCAAAGGGCGGGCAGGCTCCAGTCGATCCAAATAGCGAGGTTCCAGATGCGCAGACCGCGGCGACCGAAAGATACTATAAAGATGAGGAAGTACAGCGAATTATTGCCAATACCGAAAAATTGAGCGATCAAAAAGCAGGCGATTTTGATGCCGTATTTTATCCGGGAGGTCATGGTCCGCTTTGGGATCTGGCAAATGATAGGGATTCCCAACAATTGATTCTTGATTTCTATAATGGCAAAAAACCTGTAGGAGCTGTGTGTCACGCACCCGGTGTCTTTAAAAATGTAAAATTCGATAACGGTGAAGCATTTGTTAAAGATAAAAACGTAACTGGTTTTTCGAATAGTGAAGAAGCTGCTGTCAAACTAACTGAGGTAGTACCATTTCTTGTAGAGGATGAGTTAAAAAAATTAGGCGGTCATTATACCAAAACAGATGACTGGGGTGTGCATGTGGTGGAAGATGGTTTTCTTATCACTGGACAAAATCCTGCATCTTCAGAAACTGTTGCGGAGAAGCTTATTACACTTCTAAAAAAATAA